The nucleotide window AGCTTTGCCATTGATACACAATTCTTTATGGAAATCGCGAAAATCCGCGCATTTAAAGTGCTGTGGAAAGCCTTTTCAAAGGGGCTTGGAGCAGAGGCAATTGCTGTACCGATCGTAGCGGAAACATCTGTACGCAGCTTCTCAAAGCTTGATGTTTATGTGAATTTATTACGTGCAGGAAATGAAGCCTTTGCAGGGATTATTGGTGGTGTTGATGTCTTCACAGTCCATCCACATGATGTGTTAACAAAGCCGACAGAGCAATCGATACGTATTGCACGCAATGTATTATTAGTTGCAAATGAAGAATCGCATGTATTAAATGTCACAGACCCTTCAGGTGGCTCATACTTTATCGAATCATTAACAGCCGATTTAGTAAAGGAGGCATGGCAGCTGTTTATACAAATTGAAGCTGCGGGTGGACTAGAAGCATACCGAATTGATACGAAAATCGAGGATGTTTATCAAACGCGTATTAAGCAAATTGAAACACGTAAAGCCTCTTTAATTGGCACAAATATTTATGCAAACCCAGCGGATAGCATGGCTCCAGAAAGCAATGTGCAATTTGTCGATGTCAAGCGTTTAGCGATTCCATTTGAAAAATTGCGTGAAAGCTATGCACAGCAAAACGCCAAAATGGCGATTTTAACATTTGGCGAATTGAAAAACTTCAAAGCGCGTGCCGATTTTGTTGCAGGCTTTTTCGCAACAGCTGGTATTACGATAGAACAGTCTGGTGCGCTTTCAACGATTGAGGAAGCTGAGCGCTGGCTCAAGACAACGGATTATGATTATATCGTCGTCGCGGCAACGGATGACGATGCGAAAACGGTAGTACCTGCGCTGTTAAAAGTGAAGCAAGAAAAGCAGTTGCTCGATGTGGCAGGGAAATTTAAAGAAGAGGAGCAGGCATGGCAAGCTGATGGACTAAATGGCTTCATCTTTGCTGGTCAAAATATGATCCAAAAGCTCAATGCAGTGATGGCAAGCTTAAAGGAGGTACAAGGATGAACGCGAACTTTCAAGGGATTGTTATCGAGGATATACTAGCAACAGAAGGCCTTCAAGCGACAACTACCTTTATGACAAATGAAGGTATTGAAGTGAAAAATGTCTACACAAAGGATGACATGAAGGACATCAAGCATTTACAGGATGTAGCAGGTATCGCACCAAATACAAGAGGACCATATCCAACGATGTATGTTGCACGTCCTTGGACGGTGCGCCAATATGCAGGCTTCTCAACAGCGGAAGAATCAAATGCCTTTTATCGACGCAATTTAGCAATGGGGCAAAAAGGCTTATCTGTTGCATTTGATTTAGCGACACATCGCGGCTATGATTCTGACCACCCGCGTGTAACTGGGGATGTTGGGAAAGCAGGAGTAGCGATTGACTCTGTTGAGGATGCTAAAATTTTATTCGACGGCATTCCGTTAGATCAAATGTCGGTATCGATGACGATGAACGGCGCAGTACTACCTGTATTAGCTTTTTATATTGTGGCGGCAGAGGAGCAAGGTGTAAAGCCAGAGCAGCTTGCTGGTACGATTCAAAACGATATTTTAAAGGAATACATGGTGCGTAATACGTATA belongs to Lysinibacillus louembei and includes:
- a CDS encoding methylmalonyl-CoA mutase family protein, which gives rise to MTTNMKEIQFASASYEEWQEQATKALKGKPFESLLTKTIEGITLEPLYTEATLIDKLGEQLEKQVATIRTMKATDSFEIAQQIYGDTAEQFLTNLQDSLSRGNEVLTIDSRVAFEWDTAILTSLADFMTEYTFKLIVENSNDPLMQVFTKIAADKKHAVTGYIVSRESLELADFPNVRTAHSNTVKYHNNGANAVQELAIALAQASDLAKKATSYEDVAQKFFVSFAIDTQFFMEIAKIRAFKVLWKAFSKGLGAEAIAVPIVAETSVRSFSKLDVYVNLLRAGNEAFAGIIGGVDVFTVHPHDVLTKPTEQSIRIARNVLLVANEESHVLNVTDPSGGSYFIESLTADLVKEAWQLFIQIEAAGGLEAYRIDTKIEDVYQTRIKQIETRKASLIGTNIYANPADSMAPESNVQFVDVKRLAIPFEKLRESYAQQNAKMAILTFGELKNFKARADFVAGFFATAGITIEQSGALSTIEEAERWLKTTDYDYIVVAATDDDAKTVVPALLKVKQEKQLLDVAGKFKEEEQAWQADGLNGFIFAGQNMIQKLNAVMASLKEVQG